One Drechmeria coniospora strain ARSEF 6962 chromosome 01, whole genome shotgun sequence genomic region harbors:
- a CDS encoding nitrogen response regulator produces MPTTNSRPVVAMDPTTTEHDYRFPRRPETRIGGPAVAGAPHNLPRDAAPSSVADGLKDDRDDTSGLLDAALFPSLHDAPLSVDQMKVDDPLATQVWKFFKTTKERLPNQRRMENLTWRMMALSMRKKTQSEEQRADQETLGKPENRPARHSSQNAPSGIAQLRKTSEYNDGGLESMNVDDFLETGAPIRFMSPPPSEFANDPSRPSFIPIKSRRESDNTCFVPQSVPHTQRGRDDEFGYVTRHLRKTSIDERRSRKRPADFSPTMAAVDRGTLNHDVDIPLPAFSLDGTSPIAMQQQAIASGNSSMLFNLDTFMDDPVAGSTGPVPQHFSFSPSSSPMIPTGAFSSMYNNPSAAPMNYAANLYSPSGSAFQSTNSTPLPLMENDAFYFASQAVGQQQSSAYRQPDSQNMGTSVDQSQQFMYSNASGGSGMYMPTVAESATTVSAYGTAPSSFSHIDPAQVFRPDNQSANPSVSVRQDTSMFSFGADSDEDESNMTDDRVMPMQSDYLPAVDEAGSGSMGWDASLPGQFSTRAARFPGGPPRKQVTIGGSTTEYVESSGERDGNALARSRSQSFRQKDDAQQKIPRNASTPSHLATTHGTSEQMAQSLPTSPGGDVPAAKSGHSSAAASRATSPLVPKRTSSTNLPPAGGNQEGSSTTSCTNCFTQTTPLWRRNPEGQPLCNACGLFLKLHGVVRPLSLKTDFIKKRNRGTGGNSSLGSGGKSRKNNMASSAGVAPRKGSSLHMSTTGAASKNASQPGTTSPPSRRVMGHPISGTSKAGGTPAAQFGNLASAAGTAGVKGAVPIAAAPFKPNPGPGASSASHTPTASSSSKRQRRNDENTGSDASTRMDVNASGETVIPQTIARSFGHPSNIGSISGTLMSSSFGVSQDSPISPDGVSHGSPISSNSVMPMAPHRPNTGASTRPQEWEWLTMSL; encoded by the exons ATGCCCACGACCAACTCaaggcccgtcgtcgccatggatcCCACCACGACGGAGCACGATTATCGCTTCCCGCGCCGACCCGAGACCCGAATCGGCGgccctgccgtcgccggcgcccccCACAACCTCCCTCGCGACGCAGCCCCCTCCTCGGTCGCCGACGGGCTCAAGGACGACCGCGATGACACTTctggcctgctcgacgcAGCCTTGTTTCCCTCGCTCCACGACGCGCCCCTGAGCGTCGACCAGATGAAGGTCGACGACCCGCTCGCCACCCAGGTCTGGAAGTTCTTCAAGACCACCAAGGAGCGGCTCCCCAACCAGCGGCGCATGGAGAACCTGACCTGGCGTATGATGGCACTCTCCATGCGCAAGAAGACGCAGTCGGAAGAACAGCGGGCGGACCAGGAGACGCTTGGGAAACCGGAAAACAG GCCCGCCCGACATTCGTCCCAGAATGCGCCGAGCGGAATTGCGCAGCTGCGCAAGACGTCCGAGTACAATGACGGCGGCCTAGAGTCCATgaacgtcgacgacttcCTCGAGACCGGCGCCCCCATCCGCTTCATGTCTCCCCCGCCTTCCGAGTTCGCCAACGACCCATCGAGACCGTCGTTCATCCCCATCAAATCACGCCGAGAGTCCGACAACACCTGTTTTGTCCCTCAGTCCGTGCCTCACACTCAGCGGGGTCGGGATGACGAGTTTGGCTATGTCACTCGCCATCTTCGCAAAACGAGCATCGATGAGCGTCGG AGTCGAAAGCGCCCCGCCGATTTCTCTCCtaccatggccgccgtcgacagggGCACCCTGAAccacgacgtcgacatccCGCTCCCGGCCTTCTCTCTCGATGGCACCTCCCCCATCGccatgcagcagcaggcaaTCGCCAGCGGCAACTCCAGCATGCTTTTCAACCTGGACACCTTCATGGACGACCCCGTCGCCGGTTCGACCGGGCCTGTTCCGCAGCACTTCTCcttctctccctcgtcgtcccccATGATACCCACCGGCGCCTTTTCTTCCATGTACAACAACCCTTCCGCCGCCCCTATGAATTACGCCGCCAACCTCTATTCTCCTTCCGGATCCGCATTTCAGTCGACAAACTCGACCCCGCTTCCTTTGATGGAAAATGACGCCTTCTACTTCGCTTCGCAGGCTGTTGGGCAGCAGCAGTCGTCAGCCTACCGTCAGCCTGACTCGCAGAACATGGGGACCTCCGTGGATCAGAGCCAGCAGTTCATGTACAGCAACGCAAGCGGCGGAAgcggcatgtacatgcccaCCGTGGCCGAATCCGCCACGACCGTCTCGGCCTACGGCACCGCGCCGAGCTCCTTTTCCCACATCGACCCCGCCCAGGTGTTCCGGCCCGACAACCAGAGCGCGAACCCCAGCGTGTCCGTGCGCCAGGACACGAGCATGTTCTCTTTCGGCGCtgactcggacgaggacgaatcGAACATGACCGACGACCGCGTCATGCCGATGCAAAGCGACTACTTGCCAGCCGTAGACGAagccggctccggctccatGGGATGGGATGCCTCTCTTCCTGGCCAGTTCAGCACCCGAGCCGCGCGCTTCCCGGGTGGGCCGCCGCGGAAGCAAGTGACCATCGGCGGAAGCACAACCGAGTACGTCGAGAGCAGTGGCGAACGGGATGGCAATGCCCTCGCTCGATCTCGCTCGCAGTCCTTCCGCCAGAAAGACGACGCTCAGCAGAAGATTCCCCGGAATGCCTCGACCCCTTCGCATCTGGCAACGACGCACGGCACCTCGGAGCAGATGGCCCAGTCGCTGCCAACCTCGCCTGGGGGTGATGTGCCGGCCGCCAAGTCTGGCCACTCCTCTGCGGCCGCCAGCCGTGCGACCTCGCCGCTCGTCCCCAAGCGCACCTCTTCGACCAATCTGCCGCCTGCAGGAGGGAACCAGGAGggttcgtcgacgaccagcTGCACCAACTGCTTCACCCAGACGACTCCGCTGTGGCGACGCAATCCGGAAGGCCAACCTCTATGCAACGCCTGCGGCCTCTTCCTGAAGCTGCACGGTGTTGTCCGGCCCCTGAGCTTGAAAACTGATTTCATCAAGAAGAGAAACCGTGGCACGGGCGGCAACAGCTCCCTTGGGTCCGGCGGCAAGTCGAGGAAAAACAACATGGCGTCCAGTGCGGGCGTCGCACCCCGAAAGGGCTCTTCGCTTCACATGTCGACCACGGGCGCCGCGTCCAAGAACGCCAGCCAGCCGGGCACGACCTCGCCACCTTCGAGAAGGGTCATGGGTCATCCCATTTCAGGAACCAGCAAGGCTGGCGGCACGCCAGCCGCCCAGTTTGGTAACCTGGCATCAGCTGCTGGTACCGCCGGTGTGAAAGGCGCCGTTCCCATCGCCGCGGCCCCCTTCAAGCCTAATCCTGGGCCTGGTGCTTCGTCTGCTTCTCATACGCCgaccgcctcgtcctcgtcgaagcGGCAGCGAAGAAATGACGAGAACACGGGGTCCGATGCCTCCACGCGGATGGACGTCAACGCCTCCGGCGAGACGGTCATCCCTCAAACCATCGCCCGCTCGTTCGGCCACCCGTCCAACATTGGCTCCATATCTGGCACCCTCATGTCCAGCTCCTTCGGCGTTAGCCAGGACTCGCCGATTTCGCCTGACGGCGTGAGCCACGGCTCGCCGATCTCGTCCAACAGCGTCATGCCCATGGCCCCCCACCGACCCAATACAGGAGCCTCGACAAGACCACAGGAGTGGGAATGGCTAACCATGAGCCTTTGA